In Proteiniborus sp. DW1, a single window of DNA contains:
- a CDS encoding YlxR family protein: MKVKKIPLRKCLGCSEGKPKRELIRIVKNKDGEIFVDLTGKANGRGAYICKTSDCLEKAIKTKRLNKALEVEIPDKIYDDLFKEIE, from the coding sequence TTGAAGGTGAAAAAGATACCTCTTAGAAAATGTTTAGGCTGCTCTGAGGGGAAGCCCAAACGTGAATTAATAAGAATTGTTAAAAATAAAGATGGAGAGATATTTGTTGATTTAACAGGAAAAGCAAATGGACGCGGAGCTTATATCTGCAAAACTAGTGACTGTTTAGAAAAAGCAATAAAAACCAAAAGACTGAATAAAGCATTAGAGGTTGAAATTCCTGACAAGATTTATGATGACTTGTTTAAGGAGATAGAGTAG
- a CDS encoding ribosomal L7Ae/L30e/S12e/Gadd45 family protein — translation MKKLLSMLGIGRKAGLIISGEMGCIQSLKERKSKLLIIASDASDNTKSKFQSICNQKNIRYLEIGQKVELGESIGKGLTSVISVNDEAFSKALLKIIDKITTCK, via the coding sequence ATGAAAAAACTATTATCAATGCTCGGTATCGGTAGGAAAGCTGGGCTTATAATATCAGGTGAGATGGGTTGTATTCAATCATTAAAAGAAAGAAAGTCTAAATTGTTAATTATTGCTTCAGATGCTTCAGATAATACAAAATCTAAATTTCAGAGTATATGTAATCAAAAAAATATTAGATACCTTGAAATAGGTCAAAAAGTAGAACTTGGGGAGTCTATTGGAAAAGGGCTCACCTCTGTGATATCAGTAAATGATGAAGCATTTTCAAAAGCTTTATTAAAAATTATAGATAAAATTACCACCTGTAAATAA
- the nusA gene encoding transcription termination factor NusA, whose product MKAEFIEALEEIEKEKGIRKDTIFEALEAALISGYKKNFGSSQNVEVAINKENGEVKVYAKKTVVESVEDDLLEISLEAAKEIDTRYDINDIVNIEITPRNFGRIAAQTAKQVVMQKIKEAEREIVFDEFINRENEIVTGLVQRVSKNNVYVDLDKTEGILAPSEQIQGEVYNQGDRIKAYILEVKKTTKGPQILLSRTHPGLVKRLFELEVPEIQEGIVDIYSISREAGSRTKIAVYSKDPNVDPVGACVGFKGARVKAIVSELKGEKIDIINWSKDIEEFLSNSLSPAKVIKVDVNESEKSALIVVPDYQLSLAIGKEGQNARLAAKLTGWKIDIKSEGQLDN is encoded by the coding sequence ATGAAAGCCGAGTTTATAGAGGCCCTTGAAGAAATTGAAAAAGAGAAAGGTATTCGCAAAGACACAATATTCGAAGCATTAGAAGCAGCTCTTATTTCAGGTTATAAAAAGAATTTTGGCTCTTCACAAAATGTTGAGGTAGCAATAAACAAAGAAAATGGTGAAGTAAAAGTATATGCAAAGAAAACAGTGGTTGAATCAGTAGAAGACGATTTGCTTGAAATTAGCTTAGAAGCTGCTAAGGAAATAGACACAAGGTATGATATAAATGATATAGTTAATATAGAGATTACACCTAGAAACTTTGGAAGGATAGCTGCTCAAACTGCAAAGCAGGTTGTAATGCAAAAAATAAAAGAGGCTGAAAGAGAAATAGTCTTTGATGAATTCATCAACAGAGAAAATGAGATTGTAACCGGATTAGTTCAGAGAGTTAGCAAAAACAATGTTTACGTAGACTTAGATAAAACAGAAGGAATATTGGCTCCAAGCGAGCAAATTCAAGGTGAGGTTTACAATCAAGGAGATAGGATAAAGGCATATATTCTAGAAGTTAAAAAGACTACTAAAGGCCCTCAAATCCTACTTTCTAGAACACACCCAGGTCTTGTTAAAAGACTTTTTGAGCTTGAAGTTCCAGAAATACAAGAAGGAATTGTTGATATCTATAGTATTTCAAGAGAGGCAGGATCAAGAACTAAGATTGCAGTGTATTCTAAAGACCCAAATGTAGATCCTGTTGGAGCATGTGTTGGATTTAAAGGTGCTAGGGTTAAAGCAATTGTTTCTGAGTTAAAGGGCGAAAAAATCGATATAATTAATTGGAGTAAGGATATTGAGGAGTTTTTATCCAACAGTTTAAGCCCTGCTAAAGTTATAAAGGTTGATGTAAATGAAAGTGAAAAGTCTGCCTTAATTGTAGTACCTGACTATCAATTATCGTTAGCTATAGGTAAAGAAGGCCAGAATGCTAGACTTGCAGCAAAACTAACTGGCTGGAAAATAGATATAAAAAGCGAAGGACAATTAGATAATTAA